From one Pontibacillus sp. HMF3514 genomic stretch:
- the deoB gene encoding phosphopentomutase, producing the protein MDNFKRVFLIVMDSVGIGEAPDAEQFNDKGADTLGHIAEHMDGLQMPNMGKLGLSNIREIKGVHKADQPEAYYTKMQEASNGKDTMTGHWEIMGLYIDTPFRTFEEFPKELIDEIEERSGRKVIGNKPASGTAIIDELGPEHMETGALIVYTSADSVIQIAAHEDVVPIEEQYEICEMVREITKDEKYMIGRVIARPFIGKPGEFERTHNRHDYALKPFGRTVMNDLKDADYDVIALGKISDIYDGEGVTEEIRTKNNMDGMDKLVKSMDQDFTGLNFLNLVDFDAKYGHRRDPQGYGEALEAYDARLPEVLEKLQDDDLLIITADHGNDPLHHGTDHTREYVPLLVYSKSLEGGKELELRETFSDIGATVAENFNIKMPEHGKSFLNDLK; encoded by the coding sequence ATGGACAATTTTAAACGTGTATTTTTAATCGTAATGGATTCTGTAGGAATTGGAGAAGCGCCAGATGCTGAGCAATTTAATGACAAAGGAGCAGACACACTTGGTCATATTGCTGAGCATATGGACGGACTTCAAATGCCGAATATGGGTAAGCTAGGTCTGAGTAACATCCGTGAGATCAAAGGGGTTCACAAAGCAGACCAACCTGAAGCTTACTACACGAAAATGCAAGAAGCTTCAAATGGTAAGGATACGATGACAGGTCACTGGGAGATTATGGGGCTTTATATTGACACACCTTTCCGTACGTTTGAAGAATTTCCAAAAGAGTTAATTGATGAAATCGAAGAACGTTCAGGTCGTAAAGTGATTGGAAATAAACCAGCATCAGGTACAGCAATTATTGATGAACTTGGTCCAGAGCACATGGAAACAGGTGCATTAATTGTTTACACATCTGCGGACTCTGTTATTCAGATTGCTGCACATGAAGATGTTGTACCAATTGAAGAACAATATGAAATTTGTGAAATGGTTCGTGAAATCACGAAGGATGAAAAGTATATGATTGGCCGTGTTATTGCGCGTCCATTTATCGGTAAACCAGGCGAATTTGAGCGTACGCATAACCGCCATGACTATGCGTTAAAACCATTTGGACGTACAGTGATGAACGACTTGAAAGATGCTGATTATGATGTAATTGCTCTTGGGAAAATCTCTGACATTTATGATGGAGAAGGCGTAACAGAAGAAATCCGTACGAAAAATAACATGGATGGTATGGATAAGCTTGTGAAGTCTATGGATCAAGATTTTACAGGGTTAAACTTCTTAAACCTTGTTGATTTTGATGCGAAATACGGTCACCGTCGTGATCCTCAAGGATATGGTGAAGCGTTAGAAGCGTATGACGCACGTCTACCAGAAGTGTTAGAAAAATTACAAGATGATGATCTATTAATTATCACAGCTGACCACGGTAATGACCCATTACACCATGGTACAGATCATACACGTGAATATGTACCATTACTCGTTTATTCTAAGAGCCTTGAAGGTGGAAAAGAATTAGAGTTACGTGAAACGTTCTCTGATATCGGAGCAACTGTAGCAGAAAACTTTAATATAAAAATGCCTGAACATGGCAAGAGTTTCTTAAACGACTTGAAATAG
- the xerD gene encoding site-specific tyrosine recombinase XerD, producing MQDELQDFLHYVQVERGLSENTLSSYKRDLRQYLQFIEKTCELNHVNNISRVHILQYMHHLNDQDRSSATLARTLSSIRAFHQFLVRERRADQDASLHIETPKKERRLPKILSTSEVDALLAIEPKDTLSIRNKAMFEMIYATGLRVTELVSLNVSDLHLTMGFVRCVGKGSKERIIPLGRMAKESIENYLQASRPKLVNNKRTEALFVNHHGNSLSRQGFWKILKAVAKEVGVEKEITPHTLRHSFATHLLENGADLRAVQEMLGHSDISTTQIYTHVTKARLKDIYRSYHPRA from the coding sequence ATGCAAGATGAACTACAAGACTTTCTGCATTATGTACAAGTAGAGAGAGGGCTATCCGAGAATACACTTTCATCATATAAGAGAGACTTACGTCAATATCTTCAGTTTATTGAAAAGACGTGTGAACTAAACCATGTCAACAACATCTCCCGCGTACATATTTTGCAGTATATGCACCATTTAAATGATCAAGATCGTTCATCTGCAACGTTGGCTCGTACGCTATCATCCATCAGAGCTTTTCACCAATTTTTAGTCCGTGAGCGTCGAGCAGATCAAGATGCTAGCTTACATATAGAGACGCCTAAGAAAGAGCGTAGACTACCGAAGATCCTATCAACTTCTGAGGTCGATGCGTTATTAGCTATTGAGCCAAAAGATACACTATCGATTCGCAATAAAGCCATGTTTGAAATGATTTATGCAACAGGCTTGCGCGTAACAGAGCTTGTGTCTTTAAATGTAAGTGATCTGCATTTAACGATGGGATTTGTACGTTGTGTTGGAAAAGGTTCTAAAGAAAGAATTATTCCGTTAGGACGTATGGCTAAAGAGTCCATAGAGAACTATTTACAAGCATCTCGCCCTAAACTTGTTAACAATAAACGAACTGAAGCATTATTTGTAAACCACCATGGCAACTCATTATCACGCCAAGGTTTTTGGAAGATATTGAAAGCGGTTGCGAAAGAAGTTGGGGTGGAAAAAGAAATTACACCACACACCCTACGCCATTCGTTTGCAACGCATCTATTAGAGAACGGAGCAGACCTTCGAGCTGTACAAGAAATGCTTGGTCACTCCGATATATCAACAACACAGATCTACACTCATGTAACGAAAGCTAGGTTAAAAGATATTTATCGCTCTTATCATCCAAGGGCGTAA
- a CDS encoding YqzK family protein — MQQLFHIIKDTVKIFVIFTACTLLFYFGLKMMNEEYEKIHRYDEPKGKAVKVFQPHEEGLIDRLSIFFRLGE; from the coding sequence ATGCAACAGCTTTTTCATATAATCAAGGATACGGTGAAGATCTTTGTAATCTTTACAGCATGCACCTTATTGTTTTACTTTGGCTTGAAGATGATGAATGAAGAGTATGAGAAAATTCATCGTTATGATGAGCCAAAAGGGAAGGCTGTGAAAGTATTTCAACCACATGAAGAAGGGTTGATTGATCGTTTGTCTATCTTTTTTAGGTTAGGGGAGTAA
- a CDS encoding Fur family transcriptional regulator, translating to MEHRIEKIKKQLHSQSYKLTPQREATVRVLLEHEEDHLSAEDVYLLVKEKAPEIGLATVYRTLELLSELKIVDKINFGDGVSRYDLRKEGAEHFHHHLVCVECGSVEEIEEDLLTDVESQVERDWGFQVKDHRLTFHGICKKCQVVTVNS from the coding sequence ATGGAACACCGCATTGAAAAAATAAAAAAACAACTCCATTCCCAGAGTTATAAGCTAACACCTCAACGTGAAGCGACTGTTCGAGTGTTGTTAGAACATGAAGAGGATCATTTAAGTGCCGAAGACGTATACCTCCTCGTAAAAGAAAAAGCACCGGAAATTGGTTTAGCTACAGTTTATCGTACTTTAGAATTGTTATCCGAGTTAAAAATTGTAGACAAGATCAACTTTGGTGATGGCGTCTCTAGATACGATCTTCGTAAAGAGGGAGCAGAGCATTTCCATCACCATCTCGTTTGTGTGGAGTGCGGTTCGGTTGAAGAAATTGAAGAAGATTTACTTACTGATGTTGAGAGCCAGGTTGAACGTGATTGGGGTTTCCAAGTAAAGGACCACCGTTTAACTTTCCATGGTATCTGCAAAAAATGTCAGGTCGTTACAGTCAATTCATAA
- the spoIIM gene encoding stage II sporulation protein M yields MYVKGSLASQHVRENASIYVFVSLLFLIGIIFGAVIVNSMNFIQKQDLFFYLDRFFTEMLRGSVASSESLFKSSFFYHLKYLLFIFILGLSVIGMPIIWILLFMKGVVVGFSVGFLVNQMGWYGLLMAAASIAPQNLIIIPVYLIAGSLAMIFSFSLIQKLVAKKIQQQSLLPALMRYSFIFLLLFLALNVAALIESFISPDALKNVIEMTYK; encoded by the coding sequence ATGTATGTCAAAGGGTCATTAGCGTCACAACATGTTCGCGAAAATGCGAGTATTTATGTGTTTGTCTCTTTATTATTTCTGATCGGGATCATATTTGGTGCTGTGATAGTTAATAGTATGAATTTTATACAAAAACAAGATTTATTCTTTTATTTGGACCGTTTTTTTACTGAGATGTTACGCGGGTCTGTAGCAAGTTCAGAAAGTTTGTTTAAATCCAGCTTCTTTTACCATTTAAAATATTTGTTGTTTATCTTTATTTTAGGCCTATCTGTAATCGGAATGCCCATTATATGGATATTACTTTTTATGAAAGGTGTAGTTGTTGGCTTTTCTGTAGGATTCTTAGTGAATCAAATGGGGTGGTATGGACTTTTAATGGCTGCAGCATCCATTGCTCCTCAGAACTTAATTATTATTCCCGTTTATTTAATTGCGGGAAGTTTGGCTATGATCTTTTCGTTTTCACTTATTCAAAAGCTAGTAGCGAAAAAGATTCAACAGCAATCTCTACTTCCAGCGTTGATGAGGTATAGTTTTATTTTCCTTTTATTATTTTTAGCTTTAAATGTAGCAGCTTTAATTGAATCATTTATTTCACCGGATGCACTGAAAAACGTCATCGAAATGACGTACAAATAA
- a CDS encoding endonuclease Q family protein — translation MQTYYMDLHIHIGRTMHGDPVKITASNQLTLTNIVEEAAYRKGLQMIGVIDGQVPAVQSEVIQLIERGHAEELQDGGVLYGPLTLLLGSEIEVYDEHCQGPIHVLCYFPYIETMQQFTVWLSERMKNINLSSQRYYGSAIKLQQKVRELGGLFVPAHMFTPFKSLYGKGVKQSLEEVLNPELIDAVELGLSADSLMADSLSQLHGFTFLSNSDAHSISKIAREYQSVELQAPTFKELRLALQKQGGRKLLANYGMNPLLGKYHQTVCAECLSEKEYSEECPVCGSLKTVRGVADRIEELSDFVGTREGRPPYVYQIPLEYIPKLGPKTLQKLLDVFGTEMSILHDATLEELREIVPEQLAERIVMNRKGELSIEAGGGGRYGRVT, via the coding sequence ATGCAAACATACTATATGGATTTACATATTCATATTGGACGTACTATGCATGGAGATCCTGTCAAAATAACTGCATCTAATCAGTTGACCTTAACAAATATTGTAGAAGAAGCCGCTTATCGGAAGGGTCTTCAGATGATTGGGGTAATTGACGGGCAGGTGCCAGCGGTTCAGTCTGAGGTTATTCAGTTAATCGAACGTGGCCACGCAGAGGAATTACAGGACGGAGGTGTCCTGTATGGTCCTTTAACACTTCTATTAGGTTCTGAAATTGAGGTGTATGATGAACATTGTCAGGGGCCCATTCATGTCCTTTGTTATTTTCCGTATATTGAAACAATGCAACAGTTTACAGTTTGGTTAAGTGAACGAATGAAAAATATAAACTTGAGCTCACAACGTTATTACGGCAGTGCTATAAAGTTGCAACAAAAGGTGAGAGAGCTAGGCGGATTATTTGTTCCAGCTCATATGTTCACACCATTCAAAAGTTTATATGGAAAGGGCGTAAAACAGTCACTAGAAGAGGTGTTAAACCCAGAGCTGATTGATGCGGTAGAACTTGGTTTAAGTGCCGATTCCCTAATGGCTGACTCACTATCCCAGTTACACGGTTTTACGTTTTTATCGAACTCAGATGCCCATTCCATTTCAAAAATTGCACGAGAATACCAGAGTGTTGAGTTACAAGCACCTACTTTTAAAGAGTTAAGGTTAGCTCTTCAAAAGCAAGGTGGTCGAAAGCTGCTTGCGAACTATGGCATGAATCCTCTTTTAGGAAAGTACCATCAAACTGTATGCGCTGAGTGCCTATCTGAAAAAGAGTATAGCGAAGAATGTCCAGTGTGTGGATCATTGAAAACCGTCCGAGGCGTAGCAGATCGGATTGAGGAGCTTTCAGATTTTGTGGGGACAAGGGAAGGGCGTCCTCCATATGTCTATCAAATTCCTCTAGAATATATACCAAAACTCGGTCCAAAAACACTGCAAAAATTGTTAGATGTCTTCGGAACAGAGATGAGTATTTTACACGATGCTACGTTAGAAGAACTGCGTGAAATTGTTCCGGAGCAGTTAGCTGAGAGGATTGTTATGAACCGGAAAGGGGAGTTGTCGATAGAAGCCGGTGGTGGTGGGCGCTATGGTCGTGTGACATAA
- a CDS encoding NUDIX hydrolase, whose product MKKFEEKTIQTESIYKGKVISLQVEDVELPNGKTSKRELVKHPGAVAILAITPENKIVMVEQYRKPLERSLVEIPAGKLEPGEEPKQTAMRELEEETGYKTDDLEFITSFATSPGFADEVIYIYLANNIEKAENKLEGDEDEFVELIEATVEEAEQFEKDERIWDAKTAYALLYAKAKGIIG is encoded by the coding sequence ATGAAAAAATTTGAAGAAAAAACAATTCAAACGGAGTCAATTTATAAAGGGAAAGTCATCTCCTTACAGGTGGAAGATGTAGAACTGCCTAATGGCAAAACATCAAAAAGAGAATTAGTGAAACACCCTGGTGCTGTTGCGATCCTTGCGATTACACCTGAAAACAAAATTGTCATGGTGGAACAATACCGAAAGCCATTAGAGCGTTCACTTGTGGAAATTCCTGCTGGGAAACTAGAGCCTGGAGAAGAACCAAAGCAAACGGCCATGAGAGAGTTGGAAGAAGAGACAGGTTATAAAACAGATGACCTTGAGTTTATAACATCTTTTGCAACATCTCCTGGTTTTGCAGATGAAGTCATTTATATTTATTTAGCCAACAACATTGAAAAAGCTGAGAACAAGCTTGAGGGAGACGAGGATGAGTTTGTAGAACTAATAGAAGCAACTGTCGAAGAAGCGGAGCAGTTTGAAAAGGACGAACGTATTTGGGATGCTAAAACAGCGTATGCACTGCTATATGCAAAAGCAAAAGGGATTATTGGATAA
- a CDS encoding aldo/keto reductase yields MNKRQVGKSDLYISEIGLGCMSLGTNESHAKDIIDRALDAGINYVDTADLYDFGENEKIVGKALKGRRDEVVLGTKVGNNFNKEKEDWFWDPSKAYIKEEVKESLRRLGTDYIDLYQLHGGTIEDPIDETIEAFEDLVKEGVVRYYGISSIRPNVIREYVKRSNIVSVMMQYSLFDRRPEEEVLDLLQENQISVLARGPLAKGMLSDRGLEKVEEKAQNGHLSYSYNEIKHMVENLQDHATEERSLQAIALQYVLKHPAVASAIFGASSIEQVDQNVSMLDAKDLESDLFAQLQQVTRPIVYQKHR; encoded by the coding sequence TTGAACAAACGACAAGTAGGTAAATCTGATCTATACATTTCAGAAATTGGTCTAGGATGTATGTCTCTAGGCACAAATGAATCGCATGCAAAGGATATCATTGACCGTGCACTTGATGCAGGAATTAATTATGTGGATACAGCTGATTTATATGATTTTGGTGAAAACGAAAAGATCGTTGGCAAAGCCTTGAAAGGGCGCCGTGATGAAGTCGTCCTTGGCACCAAAGTTGGAAATAACTTTAACAAAGAAAAAGAGGATTGGTTCTGGGATCCATCTAAAGCGTATATAAAAGAAGAAGTAAAAGAAAGCTTGCGCCGCTTAGGTACAGACTACATCGATCTCTATCAACTCCACGGCGGTACAATTGAAGACCCAATTGATGAGACGATTGAAGCTTTCGAAGACCTCGTAAAAGAAGGAGTCGTACGTTATTACGGCATTTCTTCCATACGTCCTAATGTCATTCGAGAATACGTTAAACGTTCGAATATTGTGAGCGTCATGATGCAATATAGCCTATTTGATCGTCGACCAGAAGAAGAGGTATTGGATCTCCTTCAAGAAAATCAAATTAGCGTCTTAGCTCGTGGTCCCCTTGCTAAAGGGATGCTAAGTGATCGCGGCTTAGAAAAAGTAGAAGAAAAAGCTCAGAACGGCCATCTTTCCTATTCTTATAATGAAATTAAACACATGGTGGAGAACTTACAAGACCATGCAACGGAGGAGCGTTCATTACAAGCGATTGCCCTTCAGTATGTATTAAAGCACCCAGCAGTTGCATCCGCCATTTTTGGAGCAAGCTCAATTGAGCAAGTCGATCAAAATGTATCCATGCTTGATGCCAAGGATCTCGAGTCAGACTTGTTCGCCCAACTACAACAAGTAACCCGTCCAATTGTTTATCAGAAGCATCGCTAA
- a CDS encoding YqkE family protein — protein MSKAKKQKQEQEGTLKDLLGDDMLEQLRSKKSDLKKQEEQRQEEERRRKAEERKRREANKSFEELLNESDMDWKQFKDK, from the coding sequence GTGAGTAAAGCAAAAAAACAAAAACAGGAACAAGAGGGAACGTTAAAAGATCTTTTAGGGGACGACATGCTTGAGCAACTTCGCTCGAAAAAGTCAGACCTGAAAAAGCAAGAGGAGCAACGTCAGGAAGAAGAAAGACGTCGGAAAGCTGAAGAACGTAAACGTCGTGAAGCGAACAAAAGCTTTGAAGAGCTCCTAAATGAAAGTGATATGGATTGGAAACAATTCAAAGATAAATAG
- a CDS encoding iron-sulfur cluster biosynthesis family protein yields the protein MKLTITDEALHQLQLLQPEDRPNLRMEYDSDGCGCGVNGMPSIYFTNQSTEYDIKVENEHFTIFLDEQQKVFFKPVMTLEWNKRLFRLKSPEGMLNPSLSSASIKQGGDPRE from the coding sequence ATGAAGCTAACGATTACAGATGAGGCACTACACCAGTTGCAGTTATTACAACCAGAAGATCGGCCAAATTTACGAATGGAATATGATAGTGACGGATGTGGCTGTGGCGTTAATGGCATGCCATCGATTTATTTTACAAATCAATCAACAGAATACGATATAAAAGTAGAGAATGAACATTTTACAATTTTCTTAGACGAACAACAAAAGGTATTTTTTAAACCTGTTATGACATTAGAGTGGAATAAGCGGTTGTTTCGATTGAAAAGCCCTGAGGGAATGCTGAATCCATCGCTTTCTTCTGCGAGTATTAAGCAAGGAGGAGACCCACGTGAGTAA
- a CDS encoding HPr family phosphocarrier protein, with protein sequence MKLTVQKPIFAESASQFVNRMSEFSDTILVKKDQWVVDAKSLLGVLAVSLQPGHEVTIDVQGDHGMEVKQALLDSGLFQE encoded by the coding sequence GTGAAACTTACCGTACAAAAACCTATTTTCGCTGAATCAGCAAGTCAATTTGTTAATCGAATGAGTGAATTCTCAGACACGATTCTAGTCAAAAAAGATCAATGGGTCGTCGATGCAAAAAGTCTACTTGGCGTTTTAGCTGTTTCCTTGCAACCTGGTCACGAAGTCACGATTGATGTTCAAGGAGACCATGGAATGGAAGTGAAGCAGGCATTGCTTGACTCAGGTTTGTTTCAAGAATAA
- a CDS encoding peroxiredoxin-like family protein, whose protein sequence is MKTDMRQQYEKYIQKFKEATPEDIQKKMGNAIEELESSEDGEGLRNGEKAPNFKLSDAKGETVELYEQLKQGPVVLTFYRGGWCPYCNMELRAYQQIINEIHEAGAELMAVSPETPDHSLTTQEKNELEYYVLSDIGNKVAKEYNLIYQLPDYLVDVYKEKGLQVDKHNGDDSWTLPVSATYIIDTDGTITFEYTKSDYKDRVEPSEVLEKLKNVTK, encoded by the coding sequence ATGAAGACAGACATGAGACAACAATACGAGAAGTACATTCAAAAGTTTAAAGAAGCTACTCCAGAAGATATCCAAAAGAAGATGGGAAATGCTATAGAGGAATTGGAATCATCAGAAGATGGAGAAGGATTAAGAAATGGTGAGAAAGCTCCGAACTTTAAGTTGTCAGATGCTAAAGGTGAAACGGTTGAGCTATACGAACAACTGAAGCAGGGACCTGTCGTGCTGACCTTTTACCGTGGAGGCTGGTGCCCTTATTGCAATATGGAATTAAGAGCTTATCAACAGATTATAAATGAGATTCATGAAGCAGGTGCAGAACTTATGGCGGTTAGCCCTGAGACACCTGATCATTCATTGACTACTCAAGAAAAAAATGAACTAGAATATTATGTGCTCAGTGATATTGGTAATAAAGTTGCTAAAGAATACAATCTGATTTATCAGCTGCCAGACTATCTTGTAGATGTGTATAAAGAAAAAGGTCTTCAAGTCGATAAGCATAACGGCGACGATTCCTGGACCCTTCCTGTTTCCGCTACGTATATTATTGATACGGATGGCACTATTACCTTTGAATATACGAAATCTGATTATAAAGACAGAGTCGAACCATCTGAAGTATTGGAAAAATTAAAAAACGTTACGAAATAG
- a CDS encoding UV damage repair protein UvrX — MKSFYASCAAISMGLDPLTSHIAVVADLNRPGSVVLAASPALKKDFNIRTGNRLFEIPDDPRIHLVSAQMRMYLQVSTEITRLFHRFVPKEAIHTYSVDESFLDVTGTEKLWGDAEEVARRIRKELLETFQLPCAIGIGPNMLMSKLCLDLEAKKYGVAEWTYDQIPEKLWPVAPLREMWGIGSRMEKRLNRLGITTVGQLAKFPLEQLEKIFGVMGNQLFYHANGVDLSELGAPIMQGQISFGKSQILMRDYPDPEEVRYVILEMCEEVAKRTRANHKAGRTISLGIGYSKDDGGGGFHRSQSIDIPTNITTEIYDVCIQLFNQFYEQKTVRKISIALSNITEDEGMQLSLFEPERDKKRDLGYVMDEIRDKYGKDALLRAVSYTKAGTAKHRSKLVGGHYAE, encoded by the coding sequence ATGAAAAGCTTTTACGCTAGTTGTGCTGCGATTTCTATGGGATTAGATCCCCTGACGAGTCACATTGCAGTCGTAGCGGATTTAAATCGACCAGGAAGTGTCGTATTGGCAGCTTCTCCTGCTTTAAAGAAAGACTTTAATATACGAACGGGAAATCGATTATTCGAAATCCCTGATGATCCTCGTATTCACTTAGTATCTGCGCAAATGCGAATGTATTTGCAAGTATCAACGGAAATCACGCGTCTGTTCCATCGTTTTGTTCCGAAAGAAGCTATTCATACTTACAGTGTGGATGAGAGCTTTCTTGATGTAACAGGAACGGAAAAGTTGTGGGGGGATGCCGAAGAGGTGGCGCGACGGATTCGAAAAGAGCTTTTGGAGACGTTTCAGCTCCCTTGCGCCATCGGTATCGGACCGAATATGCTCATGTCCAAGTTGTGTTTGGATTTAGAGGCAAAAAAATATGGTGTAGCCGAGTGGACGTATGACCAAATTCCTGAAAAGCTCTGGCCGGTAGCTCCGTTACGTGAAATGTGGGGAATTGGGTCACGAATGGAAAAGCGTCTTAACCGTCTAGGGATCACAACCGTTGGCCAACTTGCTAAATTCCCTTTAGAGCAGCTCGAGAAAATATTTGGTGTAATGGGAAATCAACTGTTTTATCATGCGAATGGAGTAGATTTGTCTGAACTGGGTGCTCCAATTATGCAAGGGCAGATCAGTTTTGGGAAGAGTCAGATTCTCATGCGCGATTATCCGGATCCAGAAGAAGTGCGTTATGTTATTTTGGAGATGTGTGAAGAGGTCGCAAAGCGGACGCGTGCGAATCATAAAGCAGGTCGAACTATTAGCTTAGGGATTGGTTACAGTAAGGATGACGGGGGAGGTGGCTTTCACCGTTCCCAGTCCATTGACATCCCAACGAATATTACAACGGAAATATATGATGTTTGCATTCAGTTGTTTAATCAATTTTATGAGCAAAAGACGGTTCGCAAAATTTCAATTGCCTTGTCCAATATTACGGAAGATGAGGGCATGCAGCTGAGCCTGTTTGAACCCGAACGCGATAAGAAGCGTGATCTTGGTTATGTAATGGATGAGATTCGAGATAAGTATGGAAAAGATGCCCTGCTCCGCGCTGTTTCTTATACAAAAGCCGGAACTGCCAAGCATCGCAGTAAGCTTGTTGGTGGTCATTATGCGGAATAG
- a CDS encoding SDR family oxidoreductase encodes MSERMKGKNIVITGASSGLGESLAIRVAEAGAVPVLLARSEDKLRMLSDRIMETYGVEAFWYPCDLADKEAIQKCFQHLFKEVGRVDALVNNAGFGVFERVEDTSMDAFRSMFDVNVIGLIHCVKEVLPFMKEAREGHIINIASQAGKISTPKSAGYASTKHAVLGFTNGLRMEIDSYNIGVTAVNLGPVRTNFFETADPGGTYIKSVERYMLDPDDVAKKVVEHLFTSKREINMPHWMELGAKAYQLAPGLMEKMLGKQFKKK; translated from the coding sequence ATGAGTGAACGAATGAAAGGCAAGAATATTGTCATAACTGGAGCATCCAGTGGGTTAGGAGAAAGTCTAGCTATACGTGTTGCGGAAGCGGGAGCCGTACCGGTTTTGCTAGCACGTAGTGAGGACAAATTACGAATGCTTAGTGATCGGATAATGGAAACGTATGGAGTAGAAGCTTTCTGGTATCCATGTGATTTAGCTGACAAAGAAGCGATCCAAAAGTGCTTTCAGCATTTGTTCAAAGAAGTTGGACGTGTTGATGCTCTTGTGAACAACGCTGGATTTGGTGTTTTTGAACGTGTTGAAGACACCAGCATGGATGCATTTCGCTCGATGTTTGATGTGAATGTAATAGGGCTGATTCATTGTGTGAAAGAAGTGCTCCCTTTTATGAAAGAAGCAAGAGAAGGTCACATCATAAACATTGCTTCACAAGCGGGTAAGATTTCCACTCCAAAGAGCGCTGGATATGCCTCAACAAAGCACGCTGTTCTCGGATTTACGAACGGCCTTCGTATGGAAATCGATTCTTATAATATTGGAGTAACGGCTGTTAATCTGGGACCTGTTCGAACGAACTTTTTTGAGACAGCGGATCCTGGAGGTACGTATATAAAATCTGTGGAGCGTTATATGTTAGACCCGGATGATGTAGCTAAGAAGGTAGTTGAGCATTTGTTTACTTCCAAGCGGGAAATCAATATGCCTCATTGGATGGAATTAGGTGCCAAGGCCTATCAACTTGCTCCTGGATTGATGGAAAAAATGTTAGGGAAACAATTTAAGAAAAAATGA
- a CDS encoding MBL fold metallo-hydrolase, translating into MKQLTDTIYQVSIPTPFAVGDVHTYLIKGESLTLIDAGVRTDEAWEAMKYELNELGYHPNDIEQIVLTHHHPDHIGLVDRFERVQAIYGHQDNERWLTRDEEFFKRFKSFFYDLYKAFGVSEEYEAFFKHLQDPLKYVGKGSLTKALKEGDAVPGHSEWKVLETAGHAESHLSFYREEDSSMISGDHLLQHISSNPLLEPPRNPGGERPRPLVTYRETLKKCLNMPIGTVYPGHGSIFEKPHELIQTRLVKQEERAGKVYNMLTEAQTPFEVCKQLFPRHIEKQFGLTMSETMGQLDYLESTHRVNIQMRDGVYYYQAK; encoded by the coding sequence ATGAAACAGTTAACAGACACGATTTACCAAGTCTCAATTCCTACACCATTCGCTGTGGGTGATGTACATACATATCTAATAAAAGGTGAGAGTCTCACTTTAATTGACGCAGGAGTTAGAACAGATGAAGCCTGGGAAGCAATGAAATATGAGCTAAATGAACTCGGGTATCATCCAAATGATATAGAACAAATTGTTTTAACACACCATCATCCCGATCATATCGGATTAGTCGATCGCTTTGAACGTGTGCAAGCTATTTACGGACATCAGGATAATGAACGTTGGTTAACACGTGATGAAGAATTTTTTAAACGTTTTAAATCCTTCTTTTATGATTTATATAAAGCTTTTGGAGTAAGTGAAGAGTACGAGGCTTTCTTTAAACATTTACAAGACCCATTAAAATACGTGGGAAAAGGGTCCTTAACAAAAGCATTGAAAGAAGGAGATGCGGTACCCGGTCACTCGGAGTGGAAAGTACTAGAAACTGCTGGTCACGCAGAGAGTCATTTATCTTTTTATCGTGAGGAAGACTCAAGTATGATTTCTGGCGATCATTTGCTTCAGCATATTTCATCTAATCCTTTACTTGAGCCTCCACGCAATCCTGGTGGAGAGCGTCCAAGACCTTTGGTGACGTATCGTGAAACGTTAAAGAAGTGTCTGAATATGCCAATCGGAACGGTTTATCCTGGTCATGGTTCAATTTTTGAAAAGCCACATGAATTGATTCAAACGCGATTAGTTAAACAGGAGGAACGAGCGGGAAAAGTGTATAACATGCTAACAGAAGCGCAAACGCCATTCGAGGTATGTAAACAATTATTCCCTCGACATATTGAAAAACAATTTGGGCTAACGATGTCTGAGACAATGGGACAGCTCGATTATCTTGAGTCGACTCATCGTGTAAACATTCAGATGCGTGACGGCGTGTATTATTATCAAGCGAAGTGA